GCCGGGGGGCGGCCGGAGCCGCCGCCCTCCAGTGCCTCGGCCGCGGCGGCCTTCTTGCCCTGGCTGCGGGCCCGGAGCACCTCGACCACGATCGGCACCACGGAGATGAGCACGATCAGGATGAGGATCATCTCGATGTGCTCGTGCACGAAGTCGATCTTGCCGAGCATCGCGCCGAGCACGGTGACGCCGACGCCCCAGAGGATCGCGCCGACGATGTTGTACGTGATGAAGGAGCGGTAGTTCATCCGGCTGACGCCCGCGATGATCGGCGTGAAGGTGCGCACGATGGGCACGAAGCGCGCCAGGACCAGGGACTTCGGGCCGTGCTTCTCGAAGAACTCGTGGGCCTTCTCCACGTTCTCCTGCTTGAAGAGGCGGGAGTCGGGGCGCTTGAAGAGGGCCGGGCCGACCTTGCGGCCGAAGAGATAGCCCACCTGGTCGCCGACGATCGCGGCGACGGCGACCAGCGTGCAGACCAGCCAGAGCGGGTACTTCAGCTGGCCCGTGGTCACCAGCAGCCCCGTGGTGAACAGCAGCGAGTCGCCGGGCAGGAAGAACCCGATCAGGAGGCCGGACTCGGCGAAGACGATGAGGAGGAGGCCGGGAAGTCCGAACGTGTTGAGCAGATAGTCCGGGTCCAGCCAGCTCGGTCCGAGCGCAAGCGTATTCAAGGGTCCGGGCTCCAGGATGGTGTGCGATGGCGGCTCTGTGGCTGCCCCAAGCTATCAACGCCCGGCCGGTGCCCTTGGTTCCAGTGGCGCACAGCGGGAATGCGCATCCCGTGGAGCGATCCGAAGGTGATCACAGGAGGTGCCACAAACATGGGCATTGAGGATTTCGGCGGCGGTCAGGCCGCCCAGGCGGACGTGCTGGTCGTCACCACGAACGACGTACCCGGCCATCAGGTGACGCAGGTCATCGGCGAGGTCTTCGGCGAGGTCTTCGGACTGACCGTACTTCCCCAAGCTCTCGGCTGCGCTCGACCAGAGGAGGCCCCATCCGTCATCTCGGCAGCCAGATCGGCGCCGGGCTGAAGTCGATGATCGGCGGTGAGCTGAAGGGGCTGACGAAGACGCTGGTCGAGACCCGCAACCAGGCGATGGAACGGCTCGTGGAACAGGCCAGGGCCCGTGGCGCGAACGCGGTCCTGATGATGCGCTTCGACGTCACGGAGGCGGCGGACGTGGGCACGGAGGTCTGCGCGTACGGGACGGCGGCGGTGATCAGCAAGGTGTGACGCGGGGCCGGCGGGGCCACCATTGGGGCGTTTTGTCTGCTTCATCACCCTAGGGTGAGCCGGTGGCCCCCGAATCCCCCGTACCTCCGCCGGCTCCCCCGAGCCCCCCGCGTCCTCCGGCCGCCCCGGCCCGGCGGCTGCTGCCGCTCGTGCTGCCCGCGATCGCCGTCGGCGTCGCCTGCGCGCTGATCCTGCTCGGGGTGAGCCTGCTGGCGGAGCGGCTCCAGGACGTGCTCTGGGAGACGCTGCCCGACGCGCTCGGGGTGGGGCGGTTCTCCTCTCTGTGGATGATCGTGATGCTCACCGCGACCGGTCTCGCGGTGGGGCTCGTCCTGAAGGCCGTACCCGGTCACGGCGGGCCCGATCCGGCCACCACCGGGCTGGTGGACGCGCCGATGAGGCCCGGCATCGTGCCCGGGCTGCTCCTGGTGACCACCCTGGCGCTGGCGGGCGGGGTGAGTCTGGGGCCGGAGAACCCGATCACGGCGGCCAACATCGCGCTGGCCTTCTGGCTCGGCCGGCGGTTCGCGCCCGGTGCGCCGGGCGAGCTGTGGGTGGCGCTCGCCGCGGCCGGGACCATCGGGGCCCTCTTCGGGACTCCGGTCGCCGCCGCGCTGATCCTCTCCGAGACGCTGGCCTCGCAGCCGGGCCCCGGGGCGTTCTGGGACCGGCTGTTCGCCCCGCTCGCGGCCGGCACGGCGGGCGCGCTGACCATGTCGCTGATCGCGCACCCCAGCTTCGACCTGTCCCTCCCGGCGTACGCCGGTCCGCACTGGGGCGATCTGCTCTCCGCCCTGCTGATCGCCTCGGCGGGCGCGCTCCTCGGCCTGCTCGCGGTGTACGCGTTCCCGGTGGCCCACCGGGCCTTCACGGCGCTGCGGCGTCCGGTGCTCGCCCTGACGCTGGGCGGGCTGGCGCTGGGGCTGCTCGGCGCGCTGGGCGGCCACCTCACCCTCTTCAAGGGGCTCGACGAGGTGAAGACGCTCGCCGGGGACCCGGACGGCTGGTCGGCCGGGGAGTTCGCGGGGATGGCGGTGGTGAAGACGGCCGCCCTGGTGATCGCGGCGGCGTGCGGCTTCCGGGGCGGTCGGATCTTCCCGGCGGTCTTCGCGGGGGTGTCGCTCGGGCTCTGCGCCCACGCGCTGGTCGACGCGGTCCCGCCGTCGCTCGCGGTGTCCTGCGCGGTGCTGGGCGTGCTGCTGGCCGTCACCCGGCAGGGCTGGGTGAGCCTGTTCACCGCGGCGGTGCTGGTGAGCGACACGTCCGTGCTGCCGCTGCTGTGCGCCGCCACCCTGCCCGCCTGGCTGCTGGTCACGGGGCGGGCCCAGATGCAGTTGGACGGGGACGGGAGGTCGCTGCGCTGAGAGGGGCGGCGCCCGCGGTCACGGAGAAGGCCCCGTCCGCCGCGCCGGACACACGGAATCTCCGTATCGTCTGATTCGTGCGCTTTTGCGCCGCCCTGTATCGGTCCCGCTCCGACGGAGGTCCCCCGCATGCCCACGCCCGTCAACGTCGCCGTCATCTACTACTCCTCCACCGGCACCGTCGCCACGATCGCGAGGGCGATGGCCGAGGACGCCGAGCGGGCCGGGGCGCGGGTGCGGCTGCGCCGGGCGGCGGAGCTCGCCCCGCAGGCGGCCATCGACTCCAACCCGGCGTGGGCCGAGAACGTCCACGCGACCGCGGACGTCCCCGAGGTCTCGCAGGACGACATGGCGTGGGCGGACGCGGTGATCTTCGGCTCGCCGACCCGGTACGGGAACGTCACCGCCCAGCTGAAGCAGTTCATCGACACGCTCGGCGGGATGTGGCAGGCGGGGCAGCTCGCCGACAAGGTCTACAGCGGCTTCACCTCCAGCGCCACCGCCCACGGCGGCCAGGAGTCCACGCTGCTCGCGCTCTACAACACGATCCACCACTTCGGCGGCATCCTCGTCACCCCCGGGTACACCGACCCCACGAAGTTCGTGGACGGCAACCCGTACGGCACCTCCCACGTCGCCGGGCAGGGCGACATCCCGGTCGGCGAGCAGACCCTGACGGCGGCCCGGGTGCAGGCCGAGCGGGTCGTGAAGTTCACCCGGGCGATCAAGGCGGG
The nucleotide sequence above comes from Streptomyces sp. NBC_01116. Encoded proteins:
- a CDS encoding DedA family protein, which codes for MNTLALGPSWLDPDYLLNTFGLPGLLLIVFAESGLLIGFFLPGDSLLFTTGLLVTTGQLKYPLWLVCTLVAVAAIVGDQVGYLFGRKVGPALFKRPDSRLFKQENVEKAHEFFEKHGPKSLVLARFVPIVRTFTPIIAGVSRMNYRSFITYNIVGAILWGVGVTVLGAMLGKIDFVHEHIEMILILIVLISVVPIVVEVLRARSQGKKAAAAEALEGGGSGRPPARGNGPSTGQRGRHAKR
- a CDS encoding ion channel protein, translated to MAPESPVPPPAPPSPPRPPAAPARRLLPLVLPAIAVGVACALILLGVSLLAERLQDVLWETLPDALGVGRFSSLWMIVMLTATGLAVGLVLKAVPGHGGPDPATTGLVDAPMRPGIVPGLLLVTTLALAGGVSLGPENPITAANIALAFWLGRRFAPGAPGELWVALAAAGTIGALFGTPVAAALILSETLASQPGPGAFWDRLFAPLAAGTAGALTMSLIAHPSFDLSLPAYAGPHWGDLLSALLIASAGALLGLLAVYAFPVAHRAFTALRRPVLALTLGGLALGLLGALGGHLTLFKGLDEVKTLAGDPDGWSAGEFAGMAVVKTAALVIAAACGFRGGRIFPAVFAGVSLGLCAHALVDAVPPSLAVSCAVLGVLLAVTRQGWVSLFTAAVLVSDTSVLPLLCAATLPAWLLVTGRAQMQLDGDGRSLR
- the wrbA gene encoding NAD(P)H:quinone oxidoreductase, translated to MPTPVNVAVIYYSSTGTVATIARAMAEDAERAGARVRLRRAAELAPQAAIDSNPAWAENVHATADVPEVSQDDMAWADAVIFGSPTRYGNVTAQLKQFIDTLGGMWQAGQLADKVYSGFTSSATAHGGQESTLLALYNTIHHFGGILVTPGYTDPTKFVDGNPYGTSHVAGQGDIPVGEQTLTAARVQAERVVKFTRAIKAGLAAES